Proteins co-encoded in one Spirosoma endbachense genomic window:
- a CDS encoding glycosyl hydrolase, translating into MPNLLLNHFLSTLRNLIAILALFLVAFLNSSISVFGADPIKLEAEAPQGVALNGVQIVQDQPGYSGTGYAWGFDDDSNGGDNMVFTFSAPAGSYQLTIGYYSPYGDKKTRLTVNGATSEQDLKVTGSNFGAAVIGSFQLLNGQNTITINKNWGYYGIDFIVLTPASVKPPTIVPLVNGRAEAEAGDLTGVDAASANAGFSGTGYVTGFDNATDQVRITVNATAGLYDLAIGYASPNGDKGVDFQVNDEKGSGTLTQTLSGYRSSNVGKFLLTAGLNTITIYRGWGYFDIDYIQLMPATASLPIKPPKILVDAQATLSTKGLFSYLVDQYGSKVLSGQQDDVEYILEKTGKEPAIGSFDLMDYSPSRVQFGTTPVRSSEAIIDWAKKGEGRGIISLLWHWNAPTDLINQAPDKLWWSGFYTSATTFDLAAALADKNSTRYQLLLSDIDAIALQLKKFQAADVPVLWRPLHEASGGWFWWGAKGAGPFKELWQLMYNRLTNYHQLHNLIWVYTATDTINPDWYPGDQYVDVVGEDIYADPTANMSGNWANAQAQFNGKKLVALTESGNLPNPDKVRGFATWWSWFCAWTGADFIKKQPIDFLQKVYTDNDVITRDELPNWRPPVTLKVMHRNGDNGQVITNSINPNLTLLNEGSTAVPYSELTVRYWFTAENCAGINSWVDYAQLGTNKTKMKYVALENPRGGATGYVEYSFDASAGSLPANGSSGPIQSRFANTDWMSLAQLDDYSYQKFSQQYSLNQHITLYRTSPGGGPQLVWGTEPDVVAPVVKLNVYTQNRNTSTNGNAISTYLYVANEGNVPVAYGDVSVRYWFTSEGSQPLNSWVDYAKLGNSNISTQFVRNVGRKLADTYFELKVKPTVGMLYPGSSTGNIQYRLAKSDWTSFNETNDYSYNPSAPFESNEHVTVYYKGQLVFGTEPAALGSSRLAADEKTTSLQVSVLGNPVTGDNAEVAIRGAAGAAVWMTLTTINGATVLEKKVDQAAEVEHHVLPLGKSTGVYLLRVNTLNETSTIKIIKP; encoded by the coding sequence ATTTGGCGCTGATCCGATCAAACTGGAAGCTGAAGCTCCTCAGGGTGTGGCGCTCAATGGCGTACAGATTGTACAGGATCAGCCCGGTTATTCCGGTACGGGCTATGCCTGGGGATTTGATGATGACAGCAACGGGGGCGACAATATGGTCTTCACGTTTTCGGCTCCGGCCGGAAGTTATCAACTCACCATTGGGTATTACTCGCCTTATGGCGATAAAAAGACCCGGCTGACGGTGAACGGGGCAACCAGCGAACAGGATCTAAAAGTAACCGGCAGCAACTTTGGGGCCGCTGTAATTGGTTCGTTTCAATTGCTGAACGGACAGAACACCATTACGATCAATAAGAACTGGGGCTATTACGGTATCGACTTTATCGTGCTGACACCCGCATCGGTCAAACCGCCCACCATCGTGCCGCTGGTCAATGGGCGGGCCGAAGCCGAAGCGGGCGATCTGACGGGCGTGGATGCGGCAAGCGCCAATGCCGGATTTTCGGGAACGGGCTACGTAACGGGCTTCGATAATGCGACGGATCAGGTACGTATTACGGTCAACGCCACGGCGGGGCTATATGATCTGGCCATCGGGTACGCGTCGCCAAACGGTGATAAAGGCGTTGACTTCCAGGTAAATGACGAAAAAGGAAGCGGTACGTTAACCCAAACGCTGAGTGGATACAGATCATCCAACGTCGGAAAATTTCTATTGACCGCCGGCCTGAACACCATCACCATTTATCGAGGGTGGGGGTACTTCGACATCGACTACATTCAACTGATGCCAGCAACGGCTTCCTTGCCGATTAAACCTCCGAAAATTCTGGTCGATGCGCAGGCTACGTTGTCAACGAAAGGATTGTTTTCGTATCTGGTTGATCAATACGGTAGTAAAGTGCTGTCGGGACAACAGGACGACGTCGAATATATCCTGGAAAAAACGGGAAAAGAACCAGCTATTGGTTCGTTCGACCTGATGGACTATTCGCCCAGCCGGGTGCAGTTCGGCACAACGCCCGTACGTAGCAGCGAAGCCATTATCGACTGGGCGAAGAAAGGCGAAGGCCGGGGAATTATCAGCCTGCTGTGGCACTGGAATGCACCTACTGATCTGATCAATCAGGCACCCGATAAGCTCTGGTGGAGTGGGTTTTATACCAGTGCCACCACCTTCGATCTGGCGGCTGCCTTAGCCGATAAAAACAGCACGCGCTATCAACTACTGCTCAGCGACATCGACGCCATTGCCCTGCAACTTAAGAAATTTCAGGCGGCCGACGTACCGGTTCTCTGGCGTCCGCTGCACGAAGCCTCCGGCGGCTGGTTCTGGTGGGGTGCCAAAGGGGCGGGGCCGTTCAAGGAACTCTGGCAACTGATGTACAACCGACTGACCAATTACCACCAGTTGCATAACCTGATCTGGGTGTACACGGCTACGGATACAATCAACCCTGACTGGTACCCCGGCGATCAATACGTAGACGTTGTTGGCGAAGATATTTATGCGGACCCGACGGCCAATATGAGTGGCAACTGGGCGAACGCACAGGCGCAGTTCAACGGCAAAAAACTGGTGGCACTGACCGAATCGGGTAATCTGCCAAACCCCGACAAAGTTCGCGGATTTGCTACGTGGTGGTCCTGGTTTTGCGCGTGGACGGGCGCTGACTTCATCAAAAAGCAGCCAATTGACTTCCTGCAAAAAGTCTATACCGACAATGATGTCATTACCCGCGACGAACTGCCCAACTGGCGACCACCCGTTACGTTGAAAGTAATGCACCGGAACGGCGATAATGGGCAGGTAATAACGAATAGTATTAACCCAAACCTGACCCTACTCAATGAAGGTTCGACGGCGGTCCCCTACAGCGAATTGACCGTGCGGTACTGGTTCACCGCCGAAAACTGCGCGGGTATCAACTCGTGGGTTGACTATGCGCAGCTGGGTACGAATAAGACGAAGATGAAGTATGTAGCCCTGGAGAATCCTCGGGGGGGCGCTACGGGTTACGTGGAATACAGCTTTGATGCATCGGCCGGTAGCCTGCCCGCAAACGGATCTTCGGGTCCAATTCAATCGCGCTTTGCCAATACCGATTGGATGAGTCTGGCCCAACTAGATGATTATTCGTATCAAAAGTTTAGTCAGCAATACTCGTTGAATCAGCACATTACCCTTTACCGGACCTCGCCCGGTGGTGGTCCTCAACTGGTTTGGGGGACTGAGCCAGACGTCGTCGCGCCGGTGGTGAAATTGAACGTGTACACGCAAAACAGGAACACCAGCACGAACGGTAATGCTATCAGCACGTATTTGTACGTAGCGAATGAAGGTAACGTACCCGTTGCCTATGGCGACGTATCGGTTCGCTACTGGTTCACTTCAGAAGGGTCGCAACCCCTGAACTCTTGGGTCGATTACGCGAAACTGGGTAATTCAAACATCAGTACGCAATTCGTGCGAAATGTTGGTCGTAAACTAGCTGATACGTACTTCGAACTGAAGGTAAAGCCAACCGTTGGTATGCTGTATCCGGGGAGCAGCACCGGAAATATCCAGTACCGATTGGCAAAATCCGATTGGACGAGTTTCAACGAAACGAACGATTATTCCTACAACCCATCGGCTCCTTTCGAGTCAAATGAACACGTAACGGTCTATTACAAAGGGCAGTTGGTGTTCGGAACCGAACCGGCTGCGCTGGGTAGCTCACGTCTGGCGGCTGACGAAAAGACGACTTCTTTACAGGTTTCAGTACTGGGAAATCCAGTGACTGGTGACAATGCCGAAGTAGCCATTCGGGGTGCCGCGGGGGCTGCGGTGTGGATGACGCTAACTACTATAAACGGCGCAACTGTACTGGAAAAAAAGGTAGATCAGGCCGCGGAGGTCGAGCATCACGTGCTGCCTTTGGGCAAAAGCACTGGCGTCTATTTACTACGGGTCAATACACTGAATGAGACGTCAACCATAAAAATTATCAAACCTTAA
- a CDS encoding SusC/RagA family TonB-linked outer membrane protein: protein MKEIVLTKRVNRYKKLTLNSLFLVVLTVCTAVAQNRQVTGKITESQGASVVPGTNIAIKGTTTGTVSNADGTYTITVRNNASTLVISSVGYVSQEIAVGTQSVINVDLVPDTKSLSEVVVVGYGTQQRKDVTGAISSVSAAQIEKVPVTTLDQALQGRSPGVQVTNNDGSPGGGVSVQIRGTGTFGDNSPLYVVDGYPISGGINTLNPNDIASMEILKDASATAIYGNRASNGVVIVTTKRGKQGALQVSFDAYGSMQAIPKLYKVLNAQEFASFATEIADKETYPILPEWRNPSTLRNIDWQKEVYQTGYRQNYNLALRGGSDKVQTSLSLGFFDQKGTVKFSNFKRYNGSLNLDYTPAKWLKVSTSMKYTRTGGFVGFGSGQNGIGNLTKLVPTLTGNPLTDQVKDANGNYGYYTKGATAVSGSTNVIADLETTDRQQASNNLLTTTYLEVTPIAGLRLKTNFGWNTSDGSGYYFTPTNDRVLTPPLAFYSQNASNTSEWLWENTVAYNKTVGIHSIDFVGGVSAQENTYRQIGASGSGLISDELRNVGSIQTVTPYGNQQTWSLASQFGRLTYKLLDRYILTGTVRRDGSSRFGPGNKYGVFPSLSVAWRLKDEPFLASVNALSDLKLRGSWGKAGNQNIGLFQYQGIYSSGSSRIDNRGYVFGQTKTYYDGLVLSALPNPGLTWENQTQSDIGLDASFLNGRINFTADYYVRESSGFLLNVNVPSQTGFSTATRNVGSIRNSGLELGLEYRESSHPFKWGVSANVTTVSNKILSFADGLTSVGNFSDLGFPTFGGNLWTTFSQSQVGGQVGSFYGFRSAGIFQSQDDINALNAAAVAKYGTGAFFQASSTAPGDRRFVDTNGDGRITDDDRVIIGSPIPKFFGGINFDGSYGQFDVSMFWYASVGNDILNYAKRNLQSLATNGGVGVENVSEEFYLNRWTETNRSNTYARAVRDDKSGNTRVSDAYVEDGSFLRLRNLQIGYTLPAALVRKLTLSRIRVYVSGQNLVTFTKYTGLDPEIGQVSDPNNGSTSATVKGVDVGNYPTSRFFTLGLNVQF, encoded by the coding sequence ATGAAAGAAATTGTATTAACTAAAAGGGTCAATCGGTACAAAAAACTGACTCTGAATTCACTATTTCTGGTCGTACTAACCGTCTGCACCGCCGTCGCCCAGAACCGGCAGGTTACCGGTAAAATAACCGAAAGCCAGGGGGCAAGTGTTGTACCGGGCACCAACATTGCCATTAAAGGAACGACAACGGGCACGGTCTCGAACGCCGACGGTACGTACACGATCACCGTCCGGAACAATGCGTCGACGCTGGTAATCAGCAGCGTAGGCTACGTCAGCCAGGAAATCGCGGTCGGTACGCAGTCGGTTATTAATGTCGATCTGGTTCCTGATACCAAGTCCCTGAGCGAAGTCGTCGTGGTTGGTTATGGTACGCAGCAACGGAAAGACGTGACCGGAGCCATCAGTTCGGTGAGTGCGGCTCAGATTGAAAAAGTGCCGGTTACTACGTTGGATCAGGCGCTTCAGGGACGCTCGCCGGGGGTTCAGGTGACGAATAACGATGGTTCGCCGGGCGGGGGCGTTTCCGTTCAGATTCGCGGAACGGGTACGTTTGGCGACAATTCACCCCTCTACGTAGTGGATGGGTATCCTATTTCGGGCGGCATCAATACGTTGAATCCCAATGATATTGCGTCGATGGAAATCCTGAAAGATGCATCGGCAACGGCCATTTACGGCAACCGGGCTTCCAATGGGGTCGTTATCGTTACGACCAAGCGCGGCAAACAGGGCGCCTTACAAGTGTCGTTCGACGCCTATGGATCGATGCAGGCGATTCCAAAATTATACAAAGTACTCAATGCGCAGGAGTTTGCTTCGTTTGCGACCGAGATCGCCGATAAGGAAACATATCCGATTCTACCGGAATGGCGCAATCCATCGACGCTACGTAATATCGACTGGCAGAAAGAAGTGTACCAAACGGGTTATCGACAAAACTACAATCTGGCCCTTCGCGGGGGTAGCGACAAGGTGCAGACCTCCCTTTCGCTGGGCTTTTTCGATCAGAAAGGCACGGTGAAGTTCTCGAACTTCAAACGTTACAATGGTAGCCTGAACCTGGATTATACACCCGCCAAATGGCTCAAGGTGTCAACCAGCATGAAGTATACCCGCACGGGTGGTTTCGTTGGTTTTGGGTCGGGCCAAAATGGTATTGGTAACCTGACCAAACTGGTACCAACCCTGACGGGTAACCCGCTGACGGATCAGGTGAAAGATGCTAACGGAAATTATGGCTACTATACCAAAGGGGCCACGGCGGTTTCGGGAAGTACCAACGTCATTGCCGATCTGGAAACCACCGACCGGCAGCAGGCATCCAATAATCTGCTGACCACGACGTACCTGGAAGTTACGCCGATTGCTGGTTTGCGCCTGAAAACAAACTTTGGCTGGAACACCAGCGATGGATCAGGTTATTATTTCACCCCGACCAACGACCGGGTGTTGACGCCACCCCTGGCCTTTTATTCCCAGAATGCCAGCAATACGTCGGAATGGTTATGGGAAAATACCGTTGCCTATAACAAAACGGTTGGTATCCATTCGATTGATTTTGTGGGCGGGGTATCGGCGCAGGAAAATACATATCGCCAGATTGGGGCCAGTGGCTCCGGGCTGATCAGCGATGAACTGCGCAATGTGGGATCCATCCAAACCGTAACGCCCTATGGCAATCAGCAGACCTGGTCGCTGGCGTCCCAGTTTGGTCGTCTGACCTACAAGTTACTTGACCGCTACATCCTTACCGGTACGGTACGTCGGGATGGCTCGTCGCGCTTTGGTCCGGGCAACAAATACGGTGTATTCCCCTCCCTGTCGGTGGCGTGGCGCCTGAAAGATGAGCCATTCCTGGCGTCGGTTAACGCTTTGAGTGATTTGAAGTTGCGCGGTAGCTGGGGAAAAGCGGGCAATCAGAATATTGGGCTATTCCAGTATCAGGGCATCTATAGTTCAGGAAGCAGCCGGATCGACAACCGGGGGTATGTATTTGGGCAAACGAAAACGTATTACGATGGTCTTGTGCTGAGCGCGTTACCAAATCCGGGCTTAACCTGGGAAAATCAAACCCAGTCGGACATTGGGCTGGACGCGTCGTTCCTGAATGGCCGGATCAATTTCACGGCGGATTACTACGTCCGCGAATCAAGCGGTTTCCTTTTGAACGTGAACGTACCGAGCCAGACGGGTTTTAGTACGGCCACCCGAAACGTAGGCAGTATTCGCAACAGTGGTCTGGAATTGGGGCTGGAATACCGCGAATCGAGTCACCCGTTCAAGTGGGGTGTCAGTGCAAACGTAACGACGGTGAGCAATAAGATTCTAAGCTTTGCCGACGGACTCACTTCGGTGGGTAACTTCTCCGATCTGGGCTTTCCGACCTTCGGCGGTAACCTCTGGACGACGTTCAGCCAATCGCAGGTGGGTGGTCAGGTTGGGTCGTTTTACGGATTTAGATCGGCAGGCATTTTCCAGTCTCAGGATGATATCAACGCGTTGAACGCAGCCGCTGTCGCTAAATATGGCACCGGTGCGTTCTTCCAGGCATCCTCAACGGCGCCCGGCGATCGGCGATTTGTCGACACAAACGGGGATGGCCGTATCACCGACGATGACCGCGTGATCATTGGCAGCCCGATTCCTAAATTCTTTGGGGGTATAAACTTCGATGGTTCATACGGTCAGTTCGATGTGTCGATGTTCTGGTACGCGTCCGTCGGAAACGACATTTTGAATTATGCGAAACGGAATCTGCAAAGTTTGGCCACCAACGGGGGCGTGGGGGTAGAGAACGTCAGCGAAGAATTTTACCTGAATCGCTGGACGGAAACCAACCGATCGAATACCTACGCTCGCGCGGTTCGGGATGATAAAAGCGGTAACACACGCGTATCGGATGCCTACGTAGAAGACGGTTCGTTCCTGCGGTTGCGAAACCTGCAAATTGGCTATACCCTGCCTGCAGCACTAGTTCGTAAACTCACGCTGAGCCGGATCCGGGTGTACGTAAGCGGTCAGAATCTGGTTACGTTTACCAAATACACGGGCCTAGATCCTGAAATTGGGCAGGTGAGCGATCCGAATAACGGCAGCACGAGTGCGACGGTCAAAGGCGTCGATGTGGGCAATTACCCAACGTCCCGTTTTTTCACGCTGGGCCTGAACGTGCAGTTTTAA
- a CDS encoding RagB/SusD family nutrient uptake outer membrane protein, whose protein sequence is MKFYKTIGLLGFLAVVLLPISCKESFLEQKNTQGITEDALFKKPADGIALVTGIYDTFHDVDFTLKALWYQANFLSQDFKNFGADTFFETYEVPTSFDALNIFWSRAYQGVARANSAIPIIANMKTNKVISDTLANRLTGETLFLRGAFYYYLASNFGGVPLELQTVTDDGRHPRNTQEEVFTAVAADMKAAAELLPWQQNLAAVDIGRATKGAALAYLGDAQMWLKKYADAAATYEQLTGKYQLEDKFVNIHEFNNQNGKESIFEIQYIAGSDMSWGHTNDSHWLATFGMPEEVSQFGYSFADKKLYDSFEAGDTRKLPTVLGPGDVHPSPAIKISDYPLVKQNYPGLNTLGTVAKPWKGSDGLRSGYYGAKTWRDPAATGNSGNPAYIFSGQNLILMRYGQVLLSKAEALFKSGNTAGALAIINGQIRKRAGLGAAAGTDVTKILLEEYRHELAGEFSLWFLLRRSGEQLNYVKERYGITVPPGKDLMPIPQKQIATNEKLVQNPGY, encoded by the coding sequence ATGAAATTCTATAAAACAATAGGTCTGCTCGGTTTTCTGGCGGTGGTGCTGCTACCGATAAGCTGTAAGGAATCCTTTCTGGAACAGAAAAATACGCAGGGCATCACGGAAGACGCGCTGTTCAAAAAACCGGCCGACGGCATTGCGCTCGTGACGGGTATTTATGATACGTTCCACGATGTCGACTTTACACTGAAAGCGTTGTGGTATCAGGCCAATTTCCTGTCGCAGGATTTTAAAAACTTTGGCGCCGATACGTTCTTTGAAACCTATGAAGTGCCAACCAGTTTTGACGCGCTAAATATTTTCTGGTCGAGAGCGTATCAGGGCGTTGCGCGCGCGAACTCGGCCATCCCGATTATCGCCAACATGAAAACCAACAAAGTGATTTCGGATACGCTGGCCAATCGGCTAACGGGTGAGACGTTGTTTTTGCGGGGGGCTTTCTACTATTACCTGGCGTCCAATTTCGGGGGCGTTCCGCTGGAATTGCAAACGGTAACCGATGACGGCCGCCATCCCCGGAATACGCAGGAAGAAGTCTTTACGGCCGTTGCCGCCGATATGAAAGCAGCCGCTGAGCTATTACCCTGGCAGCAGAATCTAGCCGCCGTCGATATTGGTCGGGCTACGAAAGGAGCCGCCCTGGCTTACCTGGGTGATGCGCAGATGTGGCTGAAAAAATACGCCGACGCGGCCGCTACGTATGAGCAGCTGACGGGCAAATACCAGTTGGAAGATAAGTTCGTCAACATCCACGAGTTCAACAATCAGAATGGTAAAGAGTCCATTTTTGAGATTCAGTACATTGCCGGCAGTGATATGTCGTGGGGTCACACAAACGACTCTCATTGGCTAGCGACCTTCGGCATGCCAGAAGAGGTATCGCAATTCGGGTACTCGTTCGCGGACAAAAAACTGTATGACTCGTTTGAAGCGGGTGACACCCGCAAACTACCAACCGTCCTTGGCCCCGGCGATGTGCACCCCAGCCCGGCGATAAAGATCAGTGATTACCCGCTGGTGAAGCAAAACTACCCCGGCCTGAACACGCTGGGCACAGTCGCAAAACCCTGGAAAGGATCGGACGGATTGCGGTCGGGCTATTACGGCGCGAAAACCTGGCGTGACCCGGCTGCAACGGGAAACTCGGGCAATCCGGCTTACATTTTCAGCGGCCAGAACCTGATTCTGATGCGCTACGGGCAAGTGCTGCTGAGCAAAGCCGAAGCGCTATTTAAAAGCGGCAACACCGCCGGGGCATTAGCGATCATCAATGGGCAGATCCGCAAACGCGCTGGTCTGGGCGCAGCCGCCGGCACGGACGTAACGAAAATTCTGCTGGAAGAATACCGGCATGAACTGGCGGGTGAATTCTCGCTCTGGTTTCTACTACGTCGGTCGGGAGAGCAACTGAACTACGTGAAAGAACGGTACGGCATTACAGTGCCTCCGGGAAAAGATTTGATGCCGATCCCGCAAAAACAGATTGCCACCAACGAAAAACTGGTGCAGAATCCAGGGTATTGA